One genomic segment of Virgibacillus doumboii includes these proteins:
- the nikC gene encoding nickel transporter permease, which yields MSLQPEPVPDSKPTDSQEVKQPKSSSLWGDAFSRIIKSKTSLIGMCIILVLIITAIFAPFIATHSPTDFESVTDRYQPPSSEHFLGTDALGRDIFSRIVYGSRISIQIGVIAVGISMIIGVLLGGIAGYFGRWVDNVIMRFIDILMAFPSILLAIALVAVLGPTLRNAMIAVGIVGIPQFARIVRSAVLSVKETEYVEAARAIGAKHGRTLMQHVLPNCLAPIIVQATLSVGTAILDAAGLSFLGLGAQPPKPEWGAMLSDGRAALQNAPWVVAFPGLAIFLVVLGFNLFGDGLRDALDPRLKE from the coding sequence ATGTCATTGCAGCCGGAACCGGTACCTGATTCCAAACCAACTGATTCGCAGGAAGTTAAACAGCCGAAATCAAGCAGCTTATGGGGTGATGCCTTTTCCCGTATTATAAAAAGCAAGACATCCTTAATTGGAATGTGTATCATATTAGTTTTGATTATTACCGCTATCTTTGCACCTTTTATTGCGACACACAGTCCTACTGATTTTGAATCTGTGACTGACCGGTATCAGCCCCCTTCATCCGAGCACTTTTTAGGTACTGATGCGCTCGGTCGGGATATTTTCAGCAGGATAGTATACGGGTCACGTATTTCAATTCAAATCGGTGTTATTGCAGTCGGAATATCCATGATAATCGGTGTTTTGCTCGGTGGAATTGCAGGTTATTTTGGAAGATGGGTTGATAATGTTATCATGCGATTCATTGATATTCTAATGGCGTTCCCAAGTATTCTGTTAGCTATCGCGTTAGTCGCCGTATTGGGACCAACCCTGAGAAATGCCATGATAGCGGTCGGAATAGTCGGAATCCCGCAGTTTGCCAGGATTGTCCGATCGGCCGTTCTATCTGTAAAAGAAACGGAATATGTCGAAGCCGCCCGGGCAATCGGTGCAAAACACGGACGAACGTTAATGCAGCATGTTTTACCAAATTGTCTTGCACCGATAATAGTGCAGGCAACTTTAAGTGTTGGAACAGCCATTTTGGATGCTGCTGGACTCAGCTTTTTGGGACTCGGGGCTCAGCCGCCAAAGCCTGAATGGGGTGCCATGCTGAGTGACGGACGCGCTGCACTGCAGAACGCTCCATGGGTGGTAGCATTTCCCGGACTTGCCATTTTCCTGGTCGTGCTGGGGTTCAACTTATTTGGTGATGGCTTACGTGATGCTTTAGACCCAAGATTAAAAGAATAA
- a CDS encoding ABC transporter permease, with translation MLKYIIRRILMLIPVLIGVSILTFSLIHLVPGDPAVSMLGNKATEAQLENLREELGLNDPYIVQYGRFLGDILQGDLGESIQSKEDIAHELMNKLPATMELAFFAMILAIVVGIGAGVIAAVKQYSWFDNITMTGALFGVSMPIFWLGLMMILLFSVQLQLMPPSGRLSSSIELETITNFYLLDSILTWNWTAFKDAFFHLLMPGIALSTIPMAIIARMTRSSMLEVMKQDYIRTADAKGLRGHLIIFRHALKNAFLPVLTVIGLQFGLLLGGAVLTETIFSWPGVGRYVYLAVLGRDYPIVQSTILIIATMFVLVNLLTDLLYKYFDPRIRYE, from the coding sequence ATGCTGAAATACATTATACGAAGAATTCTCATGCTTATCCCCGTATTAATTGGCGTCTCTATACTTACCTTCTCCCTTATTCATTTAGTGCCTGGTGATCCTGCTGTAAGCATGCTTGGAAACAAAGCAACCGAAGCACAATTAGAGAATTTGCGTGAAGAATTGGGCTTGAATGACCCTTACATTGTTCAATATGGACGGTTTTTAGGTGATATCCTGCAGGGTGATTTGGGTGAGTCGATACAGTCAAAAGAAGACATTGCACACGAATTAATGAATAAACTGCCTGCAACCATGGAACTTGCTTTTTTTGCAATGATTTTAGCCATCGTTGTGGGGATAGGTGCAGGGGTAATAGCCGCAGTTAAACAGTATTCATGGTTTGACAATATTACGATGACAGGAGCTTTGTTCGGTGTTTCCATGCCTATTTTCTGGCTTGGGTTAATGATGATTCTCCTATTTTCTGTTCAGCTGCAGCTCATGCCGCCTTCCGGACGATTATCATCAAGCATTGAACTTGAGACAATCACAAATTTCTATTTACTGGACAGTATTTTAACCTGGAACTGGACAGCATTTAAGGATGCATTTTTTCATCTGCTTATGCCCGGCATCGCATTAAGCACCATACCAATGGCGATAATAGCCCGTATGACAAGATCAAGCATGCTTGAAGTCATGAAACAGGATTATATCCGAACAGCTGACGCCAAAGGACTGAGGGGCCATTTGATTATATTCCGCCATGCACTGAAGAACGCCTTCCTGCCAGTATTGACGGTAATTGGCCTTCAATTCGGTTTATTACTTGGAGGTGCCGTTTTAACCGAAACAATCTTTTCATGGCCGGGTGTTGGTCGATATGTATACTTAGCTGTTCTGGGGCGTGATTACCCGATAGTCCAAAGTACTATATTGATCATTGCAACCATGTTCGTGTTAGTTAATCTGCTGACCGACTTGCTATACAAATACTTTGATCCGAGGATTAGGTATGAATAA
- a CDS encoding ABC transporter substrate-binding protein yields the protein MKKRKLVLMFALLCAAFLVLAACTEDAGTGSTDDSQSDSSSSDSSDDQEAAEASGEKTLVFGRGADSIQLDPSKVTDGESIYVTNQIYDTLVRYKQDSTEVRPALATEWSTSDDGKVWTFKLRDDVKFHDGTDFTAEDVVFNFERWATSGEFIYYGYMFGATEDDLGGIIESVEATGDYEVKFTLSEPNAPFLQTLAMPPFGIASPEAVEKHGENYFKNPVGTGPFVFEEWVPDDQITVTKNEDYFGEVAKVDKVIFRTIPDNGARFLELQAGSIDLMTGLNPQDIQIAEDDKNLQIIRRPSMNVSYMAMNTSKEGPMSEKLVRQAINLAIDKEELLKLYEGIGKPAKNPIPPSLWGYNDEIEDYGYDVEEAKALLAEAGYADGFDVTLHTMANPRPYMPQPKVTAQAIKNMLKDVNINVEIVVSDWDTHLTATENGEHDMAFLGWTGDNGDPDNFLYVLLDKDNAKVGSAGNIAFYKNDEVHDLLKQAQTEMDQEVRTELYMQAQEIIHEDAPWFPIAHTTPPLAASKKVVDYLPHPTGSEPFNFLDIKQ from the coding sequence TTGAAAAAACGTAAGTTGGTATTGATGTTTGCTTTACTTTGTGCAGCATTTTTAGTATTGGCAGCATGTACGGAAGATGCAGGCACAGGATCTACTGATGACAGCCAGTCAGACAGTTCTTCCTCTGATTCTTCTGATGATCAGGAAGCTGCAGAAGCAAGCGGTGAAAAGACACTGGTGTTTGGGCGAGGTGCAGACTCTATTCAGTTGGATCCATCAAAAGTAACCGATGGTGAGTCCATCTATGTTACGAACCAGATTTATGACACGCTGGTTCGGTACAAACAGGACAGTACAGAAGTAAGACCGGCACTTGCCACCGAGTGGAGCACCAGTGATGATGGAAAAGTGTGGACATTTAAGCTTCGTGACGATGTAAAATTCCATGATGGAACTGATTTCACAGCAGAAGATGTTGTCTTTAACTTTGAGCGTTGGGCGACGTCCGGTGAATTTATATACTACGGTTATATGTTTGGCGCGACAGAGGATGACCTCGGCGGAATCATCGAAAGTGTTGAAGCAACCGGTGATTACGAAGTGAAGTTTACATTATCTGAGCCAAATGCTCCATTCCTGCAAACCTTGGCAATGCCGCCATTTGGTATTGCAAGTCCTGAAGCAGTTGAAAAACATGGCGAAAATTATTTCAAGAATCCGGTAGGTACTGGACCGTTCGTATTTGAGGAATGGGTTCCTGATGACCAGATTACGGTAACAAAAAATGAAGATTACTTTGGTGAAGTTGCCAAGGTGGATAAAGTTATTTTCCGTACCATTCCGGATAATGGGGCACGCTTCCTGGAGTTACAGGCAGGTTCAATTGATTTGATGACTGGTTTAAACCCGCAGGACATTCAAATAGCTGAAGATGATAAAAATCTGCAAATCATCCGCAGACCATCCATGAATGTCAGTTACATGGCTATGAATACAAGCAAGGAAGGCCCAATGTCCGAAAAACTGGTACGACAGGCTATCAATCTCGCAATTGATAAAGAAGAGCTGCTTAAATTGTACGAAGGCATTGGAAAGCCTGCCAAAAACCCTATTCCTCCGTCACTGTGGGGATACAATGATGAAATAGAGGACTATGGGTATGATGTCGAAGAAGCAAAAGCACTGCTGGCAGAGGCTGGTTATGCCGACGGATTTGATGTGACACTTCACACAATGGCAAACCCTAGACCATACATGCCACAGCCAAAAGTTACAGCACAGGCGATTAAGAATATGCTGAAAGATGTCAATATTAATGTTGAGATTGTTGTAAGCGACTGGGACACACATTTGACGGCAACCGAAAATGGCGAGCATGACATGGCATTCCTTGGCTGGACTGGTGATAATGGTGATCCTGATAACTTCCTGTACGTTCTTCTGGATAAAGATAATGCAAAAGTTGGTTCGGCAGGAAACATTGCATTTTACAAAAATGATGAAGTACACGACCTGTTAAAACAGGCGCAAACTGAAATGGATCAGGAAGTGCGTACGGAGCTGTATATGCAGGCACAGGAAATCATTCATGAGGATGCACCGTGGTTCCCTATTGCTCATACGACACCTCCGCTTGCAGCAAGTAAAAAAGTGGTTGATTATCTGCCGCACCCGACCGGCAGTGAGCCATTCAACTTCCTGGATATAAAACAGTAG
- a CDS encoding ABC transporter ATP-binding protein encodes MSTLLEVKNVKKHFPITNTNLFSREKPVLKAVDGISFAVQSGETLGLVGESGCGKSTAGRVMLKLLEPTEGEVFFKGENITAHRGEKLRKLRKEMQIIFQDPYASLNPRKTIEQTITEPMKIFNIPKAERNKKLKRLLDVVGLMPYHKNRYPHEFSGGQRQRIGIARAIALEPDLVICDEPVSALDVSIQAQVINLMEDLQEAFNLTYIFIAHDLSVVHHISDRVAVMYLGELVETGDVDEVYRNPKHPYTQALLSAVPEATPHQKKQRIFLKGVFPPPATPPQGCKFHTRCPFAEEICRTQKPKLKKVSADGQMAACHFVKEVVD; translated from the coding sequence ATGAGTACATTATTAGAAGTAAAAAACGTAAAAAAACATTTTCCAATAACCAATACGAACCTTTTTTCCAGGGAAAAACCTGTCTTAAAAGCTGTTGATGGGATTTCTTTTGCGGTTCAGTCGGGGGAAACGCTGGGGCTTGTCGGTGAAAGCGGATGCGGCAAGTCAACAGCAGGAAGAGTAATGCTTAAACTGCTGGAACCAACGGAAGGTGAAGTTTTTTTCAAGGGTGAAAATATTACGGCTCACCGTGGGGAAAAGCTTCGCAAACTGAGAAAAGAAATGCAGATTATTTTTCAGGATCCTTATGCATCACTCAATCCCCGTAAAACAATTGAACAAACGATAACGGAACCAATGAAGATTTTCAATATACCGAAAGCGGAGCGTAACAAAAAGCTGAAACGACTGCTGGATGTTGTTGGTTTAATGCCCTATCACAAAAACCGTTATCCGCATGAATTCAGTGGCGGTCAACGGCAGCGCATCGGGATTGCGCGGGCAATCGCACTTGAACCTGATTTAGTTATTTGTGATGAACCCGTATCGGCTTTGGATGTTTCTATTCAGGCACAGGTTATCAATTTAATGGAAGATTTACAGGAGGCGTTCAACCTTACATACATATTTATCGCCCATGACCTGAGTGTTGTACACCATATAAGTGACAGGGTGGCAGTTATGTATCTCGGTGAACTCGTCGAAACCGGTGATGTTGATGAAGTCTACCGGAATCCAAAGCACCCGTATACACAGGCACTATTATCAGCAGTCCCTGAAGCGACCCCGCATCAAAAAAAACAGCGGATTTTTTTAAAAGGTGTTTTCCCTCCCCCCGCAACCCCGCCACAGGGATGTAAATTTCACACACGCTGTCCATTTGCAGAGGAAATATGCCGCACACAGAAACCGAAGCTTAAAAAAGTTTCGGCAGATGGACAAATGGCAGCCTGTCATTTCGTTAAGGAGGTGGTTGATTAA